The proteins below are encoded in one region of Tomitella fengzijianii:
- a CDS encoding acyltransferase family protein has product MTGPAAPAPQHGHRVAALTGLRAVACLMVLVSHAFFWTGNYTDDAFGRFGARLEVSVPFFFALSGYLLIRPWVRAGLAGSATPTRPSPTRYLRARAQRILPAYWAVVVLVYAVYLLRDSGPFGRGWDGFLRNMTFTQIYGYGHLHDSLTQLWSIAVEVSFYLVLPLIGLAVARALRSRGGTARALPTLAAVAALSPLWIWATHTDLFYRLPGLAAARVDLTARLWLPSFLIWFVAGMMLAAAEPALRRRGLPRRPRLFSAACLAVAAAAFAVACTPIAGEGTIMPVGTGQSIAKNLLYTVCSLGVLAPLTLARGGARPTLFARALAWRPVVWLGGISYEFYLLHLLVMELLMDALGYRPFHGSVSVLAEATAVVTIPLAWLLARLTQPGGARRSPRHDDAATAGAAAPHDPGQRRHRPVAENSSSTASASESPMP; this is encoded by the coding sequence GTGACCGGTCCCGCGGCGCCCGCACCGCAGCACGGCCACCGCGTGGCGGCGCTGACCGGGCTGCGCGCCGTCGCGTGCCTGATGGTGCTCGTGTCGCACGCCTTCTTCTGGACCGGCAACTACACCGACGACGCGTTCGGCCGCTTCGGCGCGCGGCTCGAGGTGAGCGTGCCTTTCTTCTTCGCACTGTCCGGCTACCTGCTGATCCGTCCGTGGGTGCGTGCCGGGCTCGCCGGTTCCGCCACGCCGACGAGGCCCTCCCCCACCCGGTATCTGCGCGCGCGGGCACAGCGGATCCTCCCGGCGTACTGGGCCGTCGTCGTCCTCGTGTACGCCGTCTACCTGCTGCGCGATTCCGGCCCGTTCGGCCGCGGATGGGACGGCTTCCTGCGCAACATGACGTTCACCCAGATCTACGGCTACGGGCACCTGCACGATTCGCTGACCCAGCTGTGGAGCATCGCCGTGGAGGTGAGCTTCTACCTCGTGCTGCCGCTGATCGGCCTGGCCGTGGCGCGAGCTCTGCGGAGCAGAGGCGGGACGGCACGGGCGCTGCCGACCCTCGCCGCCGTCGCCGCGCTGTCACCGCTGTGGATATGGGCCACCCACACGGATCTGTTCTACCGGCTCCCGGGGCTCGCCGCGGCACGGGTGGATCTCACCGCGCGGCTGTGGTTGCCGAGTTTCCTCATCTGGTTCGTCGCCGGGATGATGCTCGCGGCCGCGGAGCCCGCGCTGCGGCGCCGCGGACTCCCCCGCCGGCCGCGGCTGTTCTCCGCCGCGTGCCTCGCTGTCGCCGCGGCCGCGTTCGCCGTCGCCTGCACGCCGATCGCCGGCGAGGGCACGATCATGCCCGTGGGCACCGGGCAGTCGATCGCCAAGAACCTCCTGTACACCGTGTGCTCGCTGGGCGTCCTGGCTCCGCTGACGCTGGCCCGCGGAGGAGCGCGTCCCACGCTGTTCGCGCGTGCGCTCGCGTGGCGGCCGGTGGTGTGGCTCGGCGGGATCTCCTACGAGTTCTATCTCCTGCACCTGCTGGTGATGGAGCTGCTGATGGATGCGCTCGGATACCGCCCGTTCCACGGATCCGTCTCCGTGCTCGCCGAGGCGACGGCGGTGGTCACGATCCCGCTCGCCTGGCTGCTGGCGCGTCTCACGCAGCCGGGCGGCGCGCGCCGTTCACCTCGGCACGACGACGCGGCCACCGCCGGAGCCGCAGCCCCACACGACCCCGGTCAGCGCCGCCACCGGCCCGTGGCGGAGAACTCCTCGAGCACCGCCTCCGCGTCCGAGAGCCCGATGCCCTGA
- the cds1 gene encoding L-cysteine desulfhydrase Cds1, whose product MTGAGTTAVDGSWCDNAVRLIGADARRSSDTHLLRYPLAASWAGATAERGGIQLYLKDESTHITGSLKHRLARSLFLHALCNGWIGPETTVIEASSGSTAVSEAYFAKLLGLDFVAVIPRSTSTAKIRLIESAGGRCHFVGDPGAIYDESRRLAAETGGHYLDQFTNAERATDWRGNNNIAESIFEQMSDEDNPIPDWVVVGAGTGGTSATIGRFIRYRRHATRLCVVDPEGSVFHDAWRTGDREVTAAGGSRIEGIGRPRVEPSFIPSVVDEMIRVPDAGSIAAARHGSAAMGRRLGGSTGTNLWGAFELIAHMVDEGRSGSVVTLLCDGGERYADTYYDDGWVADQGIGLSDAEAVLEEFSATGRWRR is encoded by the coding sequence ATGACCGGGGCCGGCACCACCGCGGTCGACGGCTCCTGGTGCGACAACGCCGTCCGGCTCATCGGAGCGGACGCGCGCCGCAGCTCCGACACCCACCTGCTGCGCTATCCCCTGGCCGCCTCCTGGGCGGGGGCGACGGCGGAGCGCGGCGGCATCCAGCTGTACCTCAAGGACGAGTCCACGCACATCACGGGCAGCCTCAAACACCGGTTGGCGCGGTCGTTGTTCCTGCACGCCCTGTGCAACGGGTGGATCGGGCCGGAGACGACGGTGATCGAGGCCTCGTCGGGTTCCACCGCGGTGAGCGAGGCGTACTTCGCCAAGCTGCTGGGGCTGGACTTCGTGGCGGTCATCCCGCGCAGCACCAGCACCGCCAAGATCCGCCTGATCGAGAGCGCGGGCGGGCGGTGCCACTTCGTGGGCGACCCGGGCGCGATCTACGACGAGTCGCGGCGCCTTGCGGCCGAGACCGGCGGCCATTACCTGGACCAGTTCACCAACGCCGAGCGGGCCACGGACTGGCGCGGCAACAACAACATCGCGGAATCGATCTTCGAGCAGATGTCCGACGAGGACAACCCGATCCCGGACTGGGTGGTGGTGGGCGCGGGGACCGGCGGAACCAGCGCGACGATCGGGCGGTTCATCCGGTACCGGCGGCATGCGACGCGGCTGTGCGTGGTGGACCCGGAGGGGTCGGTGTTCCACGACGCCTGGCGTACCGGAGACCGCGAGGTGACCGCGGCGGGCGGATCGCGGATCGAGGGCATAGGCCGGCCGCGGGTGGAGCCGTCGTTCATCCCGTCGGTGGTGGACGAGATGATCCGGGTCCCCGACGCCGGATCGATCGCCGCGGCGCGCCACGGTTCCGCGGCGATGGGGCGCAGGCTGGGAGGGTCGACCGGAACCAACCTGTGGGGGGCGTTCGAGCTGATCGCCCACATGGTCGACGAGGGCCGCTCGGGCAGCGTCGTGACCCTGCTGTGCGACGGCGGCGAACGCTACGCCGACACCTACTACGACGACGGCTGGGTCGCCGATCAGGGCATCGGGCTCTCGGACGCGGAGGCGGTGCTCGAGGAGTTCTCCGCCACGGGCCGGTGGCGGCGCTGA
- the ccsB gene encoding c-type cytochrome biogenesis protein CcsB: MPVNENLAQYSDFAFKSAFVIFVLAELLILASYASMRTKAVTAKDSARELVGVAAGQGDAVLPGDAAGPGADPDEASGARGSARPLQERLANMGYSLVVLGFLLHVASLVLRGFAVERMPLGNMYEFVSTACAVGVGVGLVTLRPQTKRPLLAFVLVPVVILMFVAGTVLYATAAPVVPALQSYWLPIHVTIICIGSGIFLVSGVASMLFLFRIRFPKGEEKDTRLGRFAAKLPDAQYLDRLAYKTVVFGFPVFGIGVICGAIWAEAAWGRFWGWDPKETVSFIAWIVYAAYLHARATAGWRDTKAAWINLAGFVAMLFNLFIINMVVSGLHSYAGLT; this comes from the coding sequence ATGCCCGTCAACGAGAATCTCGCGCAGTACAGCGACTTTGCATTCAAATCCGCGTTCGTCATATTCGTGCTGGCCGAGTTGCTGATACTCGCCTCGTACGCGTCGATGCGCACCAAGGCGGTCACGGCCAAGGACAGCGCGCGTGAACTGGTGGGTGTCGCCGCAGGACAGGGCGATGCGGTTCTGCCGGGGGACGCCGCGGGCCCGGGCGCAGACCCCGATGAGGCCTCCGGCGCGCGCGGCTCGGCCCGCCCGCTGCAGGAACGCCTCGCCAACATGGGCTACTCGCTCGTGGTGCTGGGATTCCTGCTGCACGTGGCCAGCCTGGTACTGCGCGGGTTCGCCGTCGAGCGCATGCCGCTGGGCAACATGTACGAGTTCGTGTCGACGGCCTGCGCCGTGGGGGTCGGCGTGGGCCTGGTGACCCTGCGTCCGCAGACCAAGCGGCCGCTGCTCGCCTTCGTCCTGGTCCCCGTCGTCATCCTCATGTTCGTGGCGGGCACGGTGCTGTACGCCACGGCGGCGCCCGTGGTGCCGGCCCTGCAGTCCTACTGGCTTCCCATCCACGTGACGATCATCTGCATCGGCAGCGGCATCTTCCTGGTGTCCGGCGTGGCGAGCATGCTGTTCCTGTTCCGCATCCGGTTCCCCAAGGGGGAGGAGAAGGACACCCGCCTGGGGCGCTTCGCGGCGAAGCTGCCGGACGCGCAGTACCTCGACCGGCTGGCGTACAAGACGGTGGTCTTCGGGTTCCCGGTGTTCGGCATCGGAGTCATCTGCGGCGCCATCTGGGCCGAGGCGGCCTGGGGCCGGTTCTGGGGCTGGGACCCCAAGGAGACCGTCTCGTTCATCGCGTGGATCGTCTACGCCGCGTATCTGCACGCGCGCGCCACCGCCGGCTGGCGGGACACGAAGGCCGCGTGGATCAACCTCGCGGGGTTCGTGGCGATGCTGTTCAACCTGTTCATCATCAACATGGTCGTCTCGGGCCTGCACTCGTATGCCGGGCTGACCTGA
- a CDS encoding DUF4229 domain-containing protein codes for MSDEVNPVGGTGEAVSAQPEPSAKKSLAKNLVFYTLARLALFASLAAIIMAIGSVAVDEFPLLLAMVLALLLSLPLSMVLFKSMRMAVNKDIATVDQTRRAHRENLEAKLRGEVE; via the coding sequence GTGAGTGACGAAGTGAACCCGGTCGGCGGCACCGGCGAGGCCGTGTCGGCGCAGCCTGAGCCCTCGGCGAAGAAGAGCCTGGCCAAGAACCTCGTGTTCTACACGCTCGCGCGGCTGGCGCTGTTCGCCTCCCTCGCCGCGATCATCATGGCCATCGGAAGCGTCGCGGTGGACGAGTTCCCGCTGCTGTTGGCGATGGTCCTCGCGCTGCTCCTGTCGCTGCCTCTGTCGATGGTCCTGTTCAAGTCGATGCGCATGGCGGTCAACAAGGACATCGCCACCGTCGACCAGACTCGCAGGGCCCACCGGGAGAACCTGGAGGCGAAGCTCCGCGGCGAGGTCGAATGA